Below is a genomic region from Micropterus dolomieu isolate WLL.071019.BEF.003 ecotype Adirondacks linkage group LG08, ASM2129224v1, whole genome shotgun sequence.
acctggaggttcctgcttgaGTCACATCACATGATGATGATCATGAGGNNNNNNNNNNNNNNNNNNNNAGCTTCAGTTACCTGACCAGGTGAGTCCTGCTTTACAGAGCAGCTGtttcaaatgtcatttttaaatcacCAGAAGTTCTGAAACATCATATTTTTGAGGTTCATACTTCAATCATGACCTTTGAAACAGCAGTTGAAAGAAGTAATCTCACCTGAAGGTCCATTAAGTAGTTCGGGGCCGTTAATGGCTTCAACTTATTCGCTCCTCATTTCCAgtataaaagaagtgggcgTAGTCGGCGTGACGTCCCTTCATTGGATTGTGGACTACCAATTTGATGCCTTGAGTTTGTTagtttggccgtcgccatcttgtttttttggaaccagacgtgaccatatttggacgagagggtggagctagctaacttggttagcaaggtgcatctgtaagtcacattaactgtgatattagctgggatgctaattttagctagcgCGAAAAAAAAGCTTAGAACATAACGTACCATCTGAAAAATGACCAGCCGACGGCTGCTAAgttttttcagcggcgctggttaaatgtacacagagcagcggatacgagtcgcctctatcctgattgacaggtcgccatggtagcaacttgtcagcttgtagccccgccctaaagcctcccctgcttcctggtctctgttcctctaaaaccataatttactaaatgaacatcatgctgtgttgaagaagacttgaaactagcgactgaggccataaactgtaaatgtaaatgctctgtacttgtatagcgcctttctagtcttttcgaccactcaaagcgcttttacactacatctgcattcaccagtcacacacattcatacactgagcctaagtgctcaaacggaaactaacattcacactcactcatacactggcggaacagccgccaggggcaattcggggttcagtatcttgcccaaggacactccgacatgcaaccagggggagccaggattgaaccgccgaccttccgattaacggccaacccgctctacctcctgagccacagccgcccagtaactcatcaggaaagtgtttattgagggaataaatcagctgacaagtagaaacattttctcacagtcttctatacaatcacacttcttcctgcagccggtggagtcgcaccctgctggctgctacagagaatgcagctttaaggagcttcacttttcagacctggaggttcctgcttgaGTCACATCACATGATGATGATCATGAGGTGCGATATTCAACCCTTTACATTAACTCCTGTAAAGTTCACATCCTTTGGAAAATGTTCATCAGGGAAAGATTTAAAACGTGTGAAATATTTCatgagacagaagaaaacagacgTTTGAGGTGGATACTGACTTTAATTCAGAGTGTGAGATAAATAAAACTCTTTAGTTTCACCGCTGACAGACGAGTGATCACACTGACAGAGCTGCTGCACACAAGCTGAAGTACATGAACACGACAGGAAACGAACCAATCACAGCGCTGACGAGCCGTAGCCACGGTTACCTTCACTGTCCATCCACAACCTGTCCAGCTTCACACTGAAGGAGGGAACATGGAGTCAGTGTgaaggtttttaaaaatatgaccTTTCCATAGAGGAGCAGAGTGGGCAGGGTCAACTACAAGTCCCAGAAACCATTGCTGTCagaaacaaccaatcagagagctTCTGACTCTGTTGCCGGGCGGCTGATGCTGGGTAAAGTTAAAGGTTGATCTGTGAAGAACTGATCGATAAATTCAGGAATTTGAAGTGATTATTTTTGGACTTTGCAAATGACTGCAGAGGATTGTGGGTATTGTAGTGTTTAAAGCCACTCCACTGACCAAACTGAGAATGTTTCCTGCAAGAACGATATAATTTGGTCCCAATTACAGGTCAAATAGAGACAGAGTTTGGGTTATTAGTTAGTTGTGCTGTTTTTCCAGGAAACTTTTCAGGAAACATAAAGTAATTGAAAAGGATTTTGGTGGTTGGTTGTtgggactgtgttgttgtcctgcatcCTCTGTCTATTTTTtcgtgtttttatttaatcccaGTACCCTTTCCCAAACAAGGCCTTTGTCCCCTGCCAGGCCGTTGTTGTAAATAAGAAACTGTTCTGAATTAacttgcctggtaaaataaaggtataataaaaataattttaaaagtcTTCATAATCACAGAACGTTGTCTGATCTTGTTGGATGTGGAAAGTTAGACTGTGTTTCATGACCAATTGGATGACGTTGTGGCGGGAGTTGAGCCATAGCATGTCATGGCATAGTGTATTGTATCGTGTCGTATGCACTCTGTCATGATATAGCAAAGGTTCTACTGTACACGAGGTTGCGCAGTCAGGATGGCCGAGCGGTCTAAGGCGCTGCGTTCAGGTTGCCGTCTCCTCTGGAGGCGTGGGTTCGAGTCCCACTTCTGACAGTTACTTTTCAAACTCAGCAAAATGCCTTTCACACGGTATTGGGGTAGAAGAGTCAATCGTTCCTTGTATGTTGGATGATAAGTGATAAGTAAAAACAGACAGTGTTAGTAGTACAGTGGGTTTGACATACAGATTCAAAGAAGAAGTTGTTCTCTAGCCTCTCAtgtaatatttggtgtgaccaccctttgcttttaaaatagCATCAGTTCTTCCAGGcgcacttgcacaaagtcagggattttgtaggttTATCGTCAGCTgtttgattaaacaattataccaaacagaTGCTAATGATCNNNNNNNNNNNNNNNNNNNNGCTTTAAGgagcttcacttttcagacctggaggttcctgcttgaGTCACATCACATGATGATGATCATGAGGTGCGATATTCAACCCTTTACATTAACATCCTGTAAAGTTCACATCCTTTGGAAAATGTTCATCAGGGaaagatttaaaatgtgtgaaatattttatgagacagaagaaaacagacgTTTGAGGTGGATACTGACTTTAATTCAGAGTGTGAGATAAATAAAACTCTTTAGTTTCACCGCTGACACACGAGTGATCACACTGACAGAGCTGCTGCACACAAGCTGAAGTACATGAACACGACAGGAAACGAACCAATCACAGCGCTGACGAGCCGTAGCCACGGTAACCTTCACTGTCCATCCACAACCTGTCCAGCTTCACACTGAAGGAGGGAACATGGAGTCAGTGTgaaggtttttaaaaatatgaccTTTCCATAGAGGAGCAGAGTGGGCAGGGTCAACTACAAGTCCCAGAAACCATTGCTGTCagaaacaaccaatcagagagctTCTGACTCTGTTGCTGGGCAGCTGATGCTGGGTAAAGTTAAAGGTTGATCTGTGAAGAACTGATCGATAAATTCAGGAATTTGAAGTGATTATTTTTGGACTTTGCAAACGACTGCGGAGGATTGTGGGTATTGTAGTGTTTAAAGCCACTCCACTGACCAAACTGAGAATGTTTCCTGCAAGAACGATATAATTTGGTCCCAATTACAGGTCAAATAGAGACAGAGTTTGGGTTATTAGTTAGTTGTGCTGTTTTTCCAGGAAACTTTTCAGGAAACATAAAGTAATTGAAAAGGATTTTGTGAACTAAAGCTCCGCCCACTTCACTCCTCCATCATTTCTTCTGATTTTAGCAACAAACAACTGATCAGATACTTTTTCACCAAGAAGCagcacaaacaaagaaacacaggaaataaaaatcctaaaagacaatgacaaaatacaccttctcctcctctcctcctccatctgtatcctcttcttctcccctcctcctctcatccttctctcctcctcccctttcctcttctctcctctaaTGTCCTCTCCTGTTTTCcactcctttcctctcctcctcctcgcctcctgttctccttctcccctcctctctgtgctcctgtttttctctcctttcctctgctcctctccttctctcctcctcctcgcctcctgtcctccttctcccctcctctcctctaatctcctctcctgttttcctctcctttcctctcctcctcgcctcctctcctccttctcccctcctctcctctcctctcctctaatctcctctcctgttttcctcctcccctcctcctctcatccttctctcctcctcccctttcctcttctctcctctaatctcctctcctgttttcctctcctttcctctcctcctcgcctcctctcctccttctcccctttcctctcctctcctctcctctcctcttacTCCCTCATGTACTCCACAATCTGATCAATCAGCATTTGGGGGTCGTAGTTTAGGACGGCTCTCCTCCGACGCCTACGACCCCCATGATTCAGTTCTTCCATGGCGGCGGTTGCCATGGTATCGATGCGTTTCATCCTCTGCAGCCCGGCAGCAGGGGGGCggagctcctcctcctcttcctcctcctccagcctctTCACCCTGAGCAGTGGGGGGTCAACGCTAGGTGAcgggggagccatgtcatcgaGGGAGCGGCGGTTTCTCCTGTGGGCGGAGCTAACGGGTTCACCTGCGGTGTCAGACACGTCCCTCCTCGCTCGGCGACCGGAGATTATCTGGGCGTTGTTAGGGCCGATGCTGGACAGCACCCTGGCAACCAGACGTCTGAGGACGAGAAGATACAGGTAACAAGATACAGGTAACAAGATACAGGTAAGAAGAAACAGGTAAGAAAACACAGGTAACACGACAGAGTTAACAAGTTACAGATAATAAGATACGGGTAACAAGACACaggtaaaaaagaaacaggtaAGAAGACAgagttaaaatataaatatttagcAGCTGgatgctgtctgtgtgtgaatgtttgatCACCTCAGAGCGTCCTGGTCGCCGACTCTGTTCAGTCCTGATGAAGCTCGTCCGGCCTGCTGAAGTCTCTCCTGTCTCGCTCTCTCCAGCAGATTCTGAGCCACCTGAGGCTCCATTCTGACAATCACAGGTAggttactattattattattNNNNNNNNNNNNNNNNNNNNNNNNNNNNNNNNNNNNNNNNNNNNNNNNNNNNNNNNNNNNNNNNNNNNNNNNNNNNNNNNNNNNNNNNNNNNNNNNNNNNGGATTGTGGGTATTGTAGTGTTTAAAGCCACTCCACTGACCAAACTGAGAATGTTTCCTGCAAGAACGATATAATTTGGTGCCAATTACAGGTCAAATAGAGACAGAGTTTGGGTTATTAGTTAGTTGTGCTGTTTTTCCAGGAAACTTTTCAGGAAACATAAAGTAATTGAAAAGGATTTTGTGAACTAAAGCTCCGCCCACTTCACTCCTCCATCATTTCTTCTGATTTTAGCAACAAACAACTGATCAGATACTTTTTCACCAAGAAGCagcacaaacaaagaaacacaggaaataaaaatcctaaaagacaatgacaaaatacaccttctcctcctctcctcctccatctgtatcctcttcttctcccctcctcctctcatccttctctcctcctcccctttcctcttctctcctccaatGTCCTCTCCTGTTTTCcactcctttcctctcctcctctccttctctcctcctcctcgcctcctgtcctccttctcccctcctctcctctaatctcctctcctgttttcctctcctttcctctgctcctctccttctctcctcctcatcgcctcctctcctccttctcccctttcctctcctctcctctcccctcctctcctctcctctcctctaatctcctctcctgttttcctcctcccctttcctctcctctcctctcctcttacTCCCTCATGTACTCCACAATCTGATCAATCAGCATTTGGGGGTCGTAGTTTAAGACGGCTCTCCTCCGACGCCTACGACCCCCATTATTCAGTTCTTCCATGGCGGCGGTTGCCATGGTATCGATGCGTTTCATCCTCTGCAGCCCGGCAGCAGGGGGGCggagctcctcctcctcttcctcctcctccagcctctTCACCCTGAGCAGTGGGGGGTCAACGCTAGGTGAcgggggagccatgtcatcgaGGGAGCGGCGGTTTCTCCTGTGGGCGGAGCTAACGGGTTCACCTGCGGTGTCAGACACGTCCCTCCTCGCTCGGCGACCGGAGATTATCTGGGCGTTGTTAGGGCCGATGCTGGACAGCACCCTGGCAACCAGACGTCTGAGGACGAGAAGATACAGGTAACAAGATACAGGTAACAAGATACAGGTAAGAAGAAACAGGTAAGAAAACACAGGTAACACGACAGAGTTAACAAGTTACAGATAATAAGATACGGGTAACAAGACACaggtaaaaaagaaacaggtaAGAAGACAgagttaaaatataaatatttagcAGCTGgatgctgtctgtgtgtgaatgtttgatCACCTCAGAGCGTCCTGGTCGCCGACTCTGTTCAGTCCTGATGAAGCTCGTCCTGCCTGCTGAAGTCTCTCCTGTCTCGCTCTCTCCAGCAGATTCTGAGCCACCTGAGGCTCCATTCTGACAATCACAGGTAggttactattattattatttactattgATAACTTTGATGACTAACTAATATAACTAATATTCTACTGAACATGAAGAGATCGGAGAACAGATTCAATAAAAAGTTCTTAAACTCCAACCCCAGCCACATGTGTGTTACTAGAATCAGGAAGTGGTGTTCACCTGTCCAGCAGGGCCTGAGCCAGCTGAGGCTCCAGAAGGCCCCACCAGGCAGCCGGGGGCCTCCCCATGTTCAGCCCTCTCCCAGTCTCATCATAGTCTGGAGGGGCCGGGCCCTGAAAGTCCCCTGGTGGCGCTTgatcatcctcctcatcctcctcttcctccaccacctccacgTCACCCGGTCCGACCAATCCTGCGCTCTCTGCCTCGTTCAGTAGGCGGAGCAAAGCGGCCAGGTAAGCTGCAGACACATTTTATCGGTTATTTTCTTTTGATCCAAACAACATACTGAGAAAAATATGCTGTAGAAAAATGCCAGACAGAGCTGGTTGTGTGTCAAAAGATTAACCTGATCGCTGTTCCTCTTCTTGCTCCCGCCTCTGGTCCCTCTCCACCAATCGCTGCAGGGCCTGGTCCAAGCCCCGCCCCCTCCAGTCATCTGATTGGTAGTAAAGGTTGTTGACCCCGCCTCCTCCCTGACTGGCGGGATATGACATCATCTGCTCCTCATAAGGCAACAGGTTACGGAGATCTCTGCGCTGGCGTGTGACTACGCCCACTGAGACATCCCGGCCACGCCCGCCGCCGCGAGCAGCAGGTAGAGCCTGAGAGAcagcgagagacagagaggtcagaggtcagacagAAGGTCACTACCTGAGCAGGAACGACAGATTACCTGTTATAACCAGAGAAAGCACCAGAGAAAGGACCTGAAGCACCGcttcagggattttgtaggttTATCGTCAGCTgtttgattaaacaattataccaaacagatgctaatgatcaccaattcaacATGTAGGTTTCAAACACAATCATTACCTGAAACAGAAACACCTTGGGGAGGAATtcaactgggtgaggaacagccaaacccGACAGCTCTCCCACGTCTGTTCTCCTGTCTCTTTGTAGTGGTTCCATGGTGTAATGGTTAGTACTCTGGACTTTGAATCCAGTGATCCGAGTTCTAATCTTGGTAGAACCTGATTTTTATCCAAATTCAACTCAACTATGTGTGAATGCCATATTCTGGACATTCACAGACTTTATCTCACCATGTTGTTCTTATTTCAAGACTTTTTCCCTGACCAATTCGATTATTTAAGTTTTCACACAGTCACGATGGCCGAATGGTCTAAGGCACTGCGTTTAGGTTGCAGTCTCCTCTGGAGCCGTGTGTTAGAATCCCATTTCTGATAGCAAGATCTTTCAGCCGAGCAATTACTCGTCATGAGATAGCAGGGAGAACAAGCAAGTTCTTTGTATGTTAGGGCATTAGTGTATGAAGTAGCTGTACAACCCGATCTCATCTCAGGTGTCACATTTACACGGTTTGTACGCGAAACGGCAATTTTGCGTATAAATGATATGACACTGCAGTTTGCTATTGCAACACAAACTAGTTTTGCTATTTTTGTGGGGACGAATGACTGAAAAATGACTTTTAATGATGAATCAGTGatcaaaacagtttttctgTTACTCGCTGCAGAGTAATCGAACTCTCCTCTGTTTGATGGCGGGCGACTATTGAATTATTTCTACAGGCCGaggtctgtctctgtctatGGCTGTCTAACTGCcggtctctctgtctttatccgactgtctgtctgacacaCAAACTAATTATGCTATCTTAGAGGCGACAAATAactgaaaaatgacttaaatgttGAATCAGTGATCATAATAGTTGCTGcttatttttctgttaaatgacTAATTGATCAGGTCTAAATAGCAGTgtcttttctatttttgtctTCAGACAGATTGACCTTCTTCCTTTAAGCTGAGCCCCATCGAGACTTGCAGCATTGTTTGAGTCACAAGGACAAAGTCCACTATCGGGTATCTCCTGTCATTCACCCATTTATTCACTTTGACCTGTTGAAAGGACGACAAACCGCCAATTCTGTGGTCAGAGGATGACCCGCTCTACCTGCTGAGACACAGCCGTCCCATCAAAACATGTTACCTCTCAAATTTGTAACCTGGAATGTCAATGGCCTTGGTACTAGGGAAAAATGTACAGAAGTACTGAATCATCTGAGATTACTAGATGCAGATGTATGCCTACTGCAGGAAACTCACCAGTCTGATGCATCCTGTTTAGAAttagaacaacaacaatttgAAATTTATTCTGCTCATTACAAACCAATACACAGAGGTCCAAGGAAAATCAGGGAACAAAGAGGTGTAATGATCCTAATAAAGAAAGATATATTTGTCCATAACACCACAATCAAAGATCGTGAAGGAAggtttgttattataaatatctTTATCAATGGTCAGCCAGTAACCATTGGAAATATTTATGGCCCAATCGAAGACGACCCAGCCTTTTTTCATAACTTGTTCTCCTCCTTCTACAAAATCCTCACCTGCCCAATAATACTTGGAGGTGACTTTAATAAAGTTATTGATTCATCAATCGACAAACAACCTAAGGACCAGGCGTGCCACAGAAACACTAAAAATGGATATGAGCGAGTTTGGACTCTGTTATATTTGGCAATTTAAACACCCAACTGCTAGAGAATACTCATTCTGGTCACTGCATCACAACTCAGGTTCACGAATTGACTTCTTAATCAGCAACTCAATAACATCAGCTATCTCAGACACACTTATTCACCCCATTCAAATCAGTGATCATGCTCCTGTGTCACTAATATGGAATAGTGAAGGCCAACACCAACCCAACACTGGATGGCAGTTTAACAAATCCCTACTAGAAGACCCTGAATTTATATTAAAAGAGATTTGCTGTCCTTCCTGGAAATAAATGATTCTCCAAAGTCATCAGCTCCCTGGGAGATGGGTAAGGCAGTACTAAGAGAACAAATTATATACTTttttgaccaaaaaaaaaaaagacagaaaaggaacaagAAGCCATTTTGGAACAGAATACTGAAGAATTGGATAACAGTAACTCTAGTAACCCATCGGAAGAAAATCAAAATTATGTAAGAAAATACAAATCCCAAATGGAAAATCTAATTAAACGAAATCAAGAAAAAACAATGATCACAGTTATCCAAAACCTGTATTTAGAAAATGGCAGAAAAGAAGAAGGCATCCCTTCATTTCTGAACAGTATTAACCTTCCACATCTTAccaatgaacaaacaaaaacacttgatTCACCGTTAACATCAACAGAACTCGACAGTGCCCTTCGTCACATGCCAAACGATGAAGTGCCAGGACCTGATGGTCTCCCTGCTGAGTTTTACAAACACTTTGGCCATCCTAGCACCGCTTTTTCACAAACTGACATCTGAAATACAAGATAAGTCCCATTTCACTCAACACAGGCATAAAAATCATAAGTAAGGCTCTAGCTCGCAGATTGAAACTGTGATTCCTTCCATAATCCACCAAGAtcaaactgcttttattaaaggTAGACACCCAtgcaataacacacacagactgttcaaTTTCATGCATTATTCCTCTCTCCAGCAAACAAAAACCAGAGCCGTAAAATAAGAGAGTTACGACATGCTTTGATCCCACCGCTACACGCCCACGTGTTCAGCTCTCCAAAGTTCCAAACAACTCAACCAGTTGGGACACCAGCAGCtacatttgcagcaattatcggtaaatattaacaaaataggACACTGATTACTGAGTTGATACttacattatatacatataataataatttctggGGAGTGGCGGAGACACAGATTAAAtcagtttttgtgtttaattttggaaGGAAAAGGGGCTGTTCCcataacgtaacgttacacatCTACAGCTGCAATTTTGGGTAAATATTAATGCATAATGTGCATTGATTACGATGTTGACTACACTTCTAGTTAGTGTATTCTATCCTGggagtgatggacagacagcATTAACAGTGTGGTCTGTTGAAATGTAACGAGACGGTCACTGAGTGAATTAACTACATTCCTAAATACGATCCATAACATTACTGTTAACAGTTTCAGTATGGCTAATGTACCCTTTCATCCTTCCCCAAACATAGCCTACATAACTATTCATCAGatcacaaacacatttagacTGATCAGTCCACACCACCtgctgcctgggagagaccttgctgatgcagtagcTCTACCTTGTGTCTGGCTGCTGTGCTTACTCTTGCCAT
It encodes:
- the LOC123975388 gene encoding uncharacterized protein LOC123975388, which produces MAYLSLLLLSTALIHAAQALPAARGGGRGRDVSVGVVTRQRRDLRNLLPYEEQMMSYPASQGGGGVNNLYYQSDDWRGRGLDQALQRLVERDQRREQEEEQRSAYLAALLRLLNEAESAGLVGPGDVEVVEEEEDEEDDQAPPGDFQGPAPPDYDETGRGLNMGRPPAAWWGLLEPQLAQALLDRMEPQVAQNLLERARQERLQQAGRASSGLNRVGDQDALRRLVARVLSSIGPNNAQIISGRRARRDVSDTAGEPVSSAHRRNRRSLDDMAPPSPSVDPPLLRVKRLEEEEEEEELRPPAAGLQRMKRIDTMATAAMEELNNGGRRRRRRAVLNYDPQMLIDQIVEYMRE